CACCAGCGCGACCTGGTTGGTCACCGCGTCGGTGGGGCTGGGGACGGAGAAGAACACCCAGCCCAGCCCGAAGGCCAGCAGCGGGCCCAGCAGCACCGCGGCCAGGCCCGCGAGGGCGGTGCGGCGGACCAGGCGCAGGCGCTGGGCGCGGCGCTCCTCCGGGGTGGCGGGCCTGCGGTGCTGCGACCCGCCGCCGCCGGGGCGCAGCCGGTTGACGAGGGCGCCGATCCGGCCGGGGGCGGCGCGGCGGCGGCCGGTGCCGTCCGCGCGGGCGGTGTCCTGGACCGTCGCGCCGCGGCGGCGCGTCGGGGGCTGCCACCAGCCGACCTCGCCCGCGGCGGCCCGGCGCCTCCCGCCCGCGGACCGCGACCCGTGGCCCGGACGCCGTGCGGAGGCGACGGTGTGTGCTCCCGACACCGGTCACCTCCCGTTCGTCCTGCCGCTCCGGGGCGCCGGAGGTTCCACCGCTCCAACGGGTCTCCGCACGGCCGCGGTGTGGCGGGCGCTCCGAGATCACCCGATGAGAGGAAGCGTGTCGCGCCTCGACCCGGTGACCCGGTCGACCGCGGCCACTGTACGTAGTCGGGCTGGGCCGTTCGGCCCAACCCCCCGCAGGCGTAGCGTCGGTGGGGTTGCGGAGCGGTCCGACGGGGCCGCGCCATCGGTGGATCTCGGGTGGTGGGTGGATCGTGGTGTGGCGGCGGGCCGTGCGGGGCGCGGGATTCGCGGTGGGGGCGCTGGGTGTGCTCGGCGCGGCCGGGGCGCGGCGCCCGGTGATCCGGCGCTGGCCTGCGTCGATCGTGCAGGCGGCGCCGTGCCTGCCCGCGTCGGAGTTCCCGGGGGCGGTGTCGCTGCTGGCCGGGGCGGCCGGGGTGGGTGCCGCGCTGGCCGGCGGCCCGGCCGGGCTCGCCGCCGCGGCGCTGAACGGTGTCGCGGTGGCCGCCCTGCACGGTCTGCGCGGTGACGCAGCGCGCTCGGCCGTGGTCCTCGACGCGGCGCTGGCGGGCCTGCCCCGGACACCGGGGCCGGCCCCCGCCGGACGGCTGCCGGCGGGGCGCGCGGCCCGGTCCCGGCACCTGCGCGCGGCCGACCTCGCCTACGGCGACGACCCCGCCCAGCGCCTCGACGTGTGGGGCCCGGCGGAGCCCGTCCGGGGCGCGCCGGTGCTCGTCCAGGTCCACGGCGGCGGGTGGACGGGCGGGGACAAGGCGCTGTCCGCCTCGCCGCTGCTTTCGCACCTCGTCGACCGCGGCTGGGTGTGCGTCACCGTCAACTACCGCCTCGGCCCGCAGGAGCGGTGGCCGTCGATGATCGTCGACGTCAAGCGCGCGCTCGCGTGGGTGCACGAGCACATCGCCGAGCACGGGGGCGACCCGTCGTCCGTCGCGATCACCGGGGGGTCCGCGGGCGGGCACCTGGCCTCGCTGGCCGCGGTCACGGCGGGCGACCCGGCGTTCCAGCCCGGTTTCGAGGCCGCCGACACCTCCGTCGTCGCGGCGGTGCCGGTGTACGGCGTGCACGACTTCTCCGTCGACGAGCACGGCCTGCACCACACGGTGGAGCACGACGTGATCGGCACGACGTACGCCGCCGACCGCGCGACGTGGCTGGCCGCGTCACCGCTGCACCGGGCCGGGCCGGACGCCCCGCCGTTCCTGGTCGTGCACGGCAGCGCCGACACGATCGTCTCCGTCGGCCAGTCGCGGCGGTTCGTCGCGCGGATGCGGGAGCTGGGCAACGAGGTGCACTTCGCCGAGCTGCCGCACGCCCAGCACGGCTTCGACGGGTTCCCGTCGGCGCGCACCGGGCACCACGTCCGGGCGGTCCACCGGTTCCTCTCCGCCGTCCACGCCCGACGCCCGGCCCCGGCCGCCACCACCGTGGGGTGACGCGGTGGAGTTGCGCGCAACGGAATTGTGCGCGAACGGCCTATGGCGTCGCGGCTCCCGACCGCACAGACTGGGCGCGCGGCCCGGGGCTGGCCGCGGTGGGCGGCTCGGGGAGTACGACGTGCTGGCATGGGTCGTGGGTGGAGCCGCCGTCTGGATGGTGTCCGCCGTGGGCGTGGCGGGTGTGCTCGGCGCGGTGATCGCGCGGGCCGACCGCGAGGACCCCTTCGTCGACGACTCCCGGATGCTCGTGCCCACCCAGCGCACCGCCTCACCGCTGTGCGACTGCCCGGTGCACAGCGCCGTCTCCTGAGCGCCGTCCCCCTCAGCGCCGTCCCCCCGGGTCGGGTCCCGATCTCCTACGGGGTGAGCAGGGCCGCCATCCGCTCGCGCAGCGCGGTGGCCGCCGAGTAGGGCCGCACCATCACCGTCAGCTCCGTGAGCACGCCGTCGACGGCCCTGAGGATGTCGACGCCCTGCAGTGCGCGGTCGCCGACGCGGGCGGTGAAGACGAGCACCCGCCCGTCGTCGTCGCCGTACGCGTCGGTGTAGGTGAAGTCCTCGAACACGCCCACGACGGCGGTGAGGATCGCCCGCAGCGCGTCGCGCCCGACGTAGGGCCGGTGGACGACGGGGGAGACGAAGACGGCGTCGGGGGCGAACAGCGCCACCGCCGCGTCCACGTCGCCGCGGTGCACGGCGTCGCGGAAGGCGGAGATCGGGTCGGTCATCGGGCCGTCGTGCCCGCGGGGGCGAACGCCTCGGTCAGCAGCTCGTAGGACCGGATCCGGTCGGCTCCGGCGTGGGCGCCGGTGACGACCATCAGCTCGTCGACGCCGGTGCGCTCGACGAGCGCGCGCACGCCGTCGCGGACCGTGTCGGGCGAGCCGATGACCTGCCCGGCCAGCCGGTCGTCGACGAACGCCCGCTCCTGGGCGGAGTACGGGTACGCGGCGGCCTCCTCGGGGGTGGGCACGAGGCCGGGCGTGCCCAGGCGGAGCCGGAGGAACTGCAGGGCGCTGGGCAGCGCCAGCCGCTGCGCCTGCGCGTCGGTCTCGGCGGCCAGCACCGAGGCGCAGATCATCGCGTAGGGCTCCTGCAGGGTGCCGGGCCGGAAGGTCTCGCGGTACAGCGCCAGCGCGGCGTCGGTGTTCTCGCCGCTGAAGTGGTGCGCGAAGGCGAACGGCAGGCCGAGCAGCCCCGCGACCTGCGCGCTGTACCCGCTGGAGCCCAGCAGCCACATGTCCGGCCGCTGCCCGTGCGCGGGCACCGCGGTGACCGGCCCCTCGCCGCGGAAGTAGGAGGCCAGCTCAGTGAGCTGCTCGAGGAAGTCGTCGGCGCCCAGCGACCCGGCGCCGCGGCGCAGGGCCTGCGCGGTGCGCGGGTCGGTGCCGGGGGCGCGCCCGATGCCGAGGTCGATCCGGCCGGGGTGCAGGGCGTCGAGGGTGCCGAACTGCTCGGCGACGACCAGCGGCTGGTGGTTGGGCAGCATGACGCCGCCGGAGCCGACCCGGATCGTCGAGGTGGCCCCGGCGAGGTGCGCGATGAGCACGGCGGGCGACGAGCTGGCGATGCCGGGCATGCCGTGGTGCTCGGCCACCCAGTAGCGCCGGTAGCCCAGCTGCTCCACGCGCCGGATCAGCGCGGTGCTGTCCTGCAGCGCTTCGGTGGGGGTCGAGCCGGAGCCGACGGGGACGAGGTCGAGTACGGAGAGAGGCACCACGACGGGTGCAACCGCCGCGCCCCGGCCGTTCTTCCCGACCGCGCGTCCGGCCCAGCGGGGCGCCCGCGGAGCGCTACCGGGCAGTAGGCGGTCGGTCACCGTCGGTGAGCTGGGAAGTACTCGACCGGAGCAGTCCGGGGGATCGGAATCGTCGGCGATCGGACCTGCGGGGCGTACGGCGTTCGGCCGCAGGTGCGGATCCGAAAGCGTTGCCGGAAACTGCTCCGAGGACGTCGTGGAACAATTCGCGGCCGAGGAAGGACGGCCGCTTGTCAACGATCCACGACGTCCTCCGGGAACTGCTCCAGATGCCCGGTGCGACCTATTCCTGTGCCGCCGTCCGGGCGAGTGGCGACGTCGTCGCCGAGGCCGGTGCGGAGCCGGTCGACCCGGCCGCCGTCGTGCGCTGGGCGCGCACGGCCGCCGACCTGCTCGCCGACGCGGACGACGACCTCGAGGACCTGATGGTCACCTCGCGGCGGTCCTACCGGATCGTCCGCCCGGTCGACGGGGGAGAGCGGGGTCCGCTGCTGCTGCTGCTGTGCCTCGACCGGTCCCGCGCCACCCTGGCCGCCGCCCGCCGCGAGCTGGCGCTGGTCCGGCTCGTCGACGCCCCGCCCGCACCGTCGGCCCTCCCACCTGGGGTGATCGAGGTCCCGCCCCCCTCGCAGGCGCTCGCGGCGCCGCCGGCGCCGCTGCCGCGCCGGGTGCCCGCGGCGATCCCGCCGCCCGCGGTGCGGATCCCGTCGACGCGGGCCCCGCGGTGGCCGTCGCGGGCCCGGCCGCCCGGGTCCGTCGCCGTCGCGCCGCCGCCCGCGGCGCCGTCGGTGGTGCCGCAGCCGCGCCGTGGCGCGCCGGTCCCAGGGCCCGCGCCCGGAGCCGACCGCGGCGCCGGCGCCGCGCTGGGCCGACGACGTCGGCACCCTGCGCCGGCTGCTGGCCGGGCTCCGCGCCCTGTAGTGGTCCGGGCCCCGCGACAATGCCCGGAAAAGGGGGTCCCGTGCGGGCCCGAAAATGGTGGGGGATACGGTCGGCACACCCCGAACGGGTGACGGTCGCGAACTCCCCGCGTCGACCGGATTCTGTGCCCCTGGAGGCTCGGCAATGAACATCGAACACTCGCTCGACATGGTCGCCAACATCAAGGGCGCCTTCGCGGCCGCGATCGTCGACTACGACAGCGGCATGACGCTCGGCTCGCGCGGCGGCAGCCCGGAGTTCGACCTCGACGTCGCCGCACCCGGCAACAGCGAGGTCGTCCGGACGAAGCTCGAGGTCATGGAGAAGCTGGGCCTGCGCGAGACGATCGAGGACATCCTCATCACCCTCGACACCCAGTACCACCTGATCCGCCCGATCCACGGCAACAACGACGAGAAGCTGTTCTTCTACCTCGTCCTCAACCGCGCCCAGGCGAACCTGGCCATGGCCCGGCGGGACCTGCGCGTCATCGAGCAGCAGTTCTACATGGCCGCCCCCGGGGTGAAGGCCGGTCGTCCCAGCCCGGGTGACCAGGCGTTCTTCCCCGCCGCAGCCGGTCGCTGAGCGGTCCGCGCGGGGTGTGGGGGAGGCCGGTCCCGATGTCGCGCCACCGTCACACCGTGAACGTCCGCGCGGACGGGCTGCGGGCCGTGCTCGGGCCGCTGCTGCGCGACCGGCGCGTCGTCACCGCGGTGCTCGTCGACGTCGACAGCGGCATGGTGCTCGACGCCTGGTCCTCGCACCTCGGGCGCACCGAGCTGGAGCTCCTGGGTGCCGGGCACGCCGAGCTGGTGCGCACCGCCCGCGGCGGTGCGCGCGGCCCGGACCAGGGGTGCGAGGTCGTGGTGAGCCACGGCGACGACTGGCACCACGTGGTCCGGACCGTCCCGGACCCGCACGGCGACCACCTCGCCCTGGCCGTCGTCGTCGCGGGCCGGCGGCGGGTGCTGGAGCGGGCGCGGCGCCGGCTGCGGGTGGTGTCGACCCCGGCCCTGACCGCAGGTCCCACGATGTCGCGCCGTCCGGACGCGCTGCGCCGCCCCGACCCGGAGGCGGTCCCTGAGGTGGCCCCGGACGCCCGTGGCGGCGGGGCGCCGATGTCGGTGGCGTCCGGATCTGCTCGCGCGGGATCCGGCGCGGCGGGGCCCGCCGCGGTCGGCGGGGTGCGGAGACCCGATCCGGACGGTCCGGGCCCGGACGGTCGGGGCCAGCACGGTTCCGGCCAGGACGGTTCCGGTCCGGTCCGGCCGGGATCCGGCGGCCGGACGCGGGAGGACGCGGCCCTGCTCTCCCTGGGCGGCGCGTTCCGGCCCGAGGGGCCGCGCGCGGCGCTGGACCTCGGCGGGGACGTGCTGCCGCCCCGCGCGCCGGTCCTCCGCGCGGTGCCGCCGACGGCCACCGCCCCTGCGCCGCCGGGTCCCGTACCGCGCTCGGACCGGCGGCCGGACCGTCCCCGCGCCCCGATCTCGGCCCTGGCCCCGGGTCCCCGTCGGCAGCATCCGGCCGACGGTTGACGGCGGACGGCAGACGGCCGACCCGGATGGGCCGTCCGGTCCAATCCGGCGTGTCCGGACGGGCGGGTCCGGCCGGGTCGCGCCCGGTGCGGGAGTATGCGGCGATGGCCGTCCCCGCCCCTCGGCTCCCCGCACCACGGCTCGCCGCCGCACTGGCCGAGCTGCTGTCGCGTGCCGGCGCGCGGGCCGTCCGGGTCGTCGACGGCACCGGGACGGTCGTCGCCACCGCGGGGGCGGACCCCGACGGCCCGTCCGGGTCCGACGACCCGTCCACGGTGGTGGCGCTGCTCCGCGAGGCGACGGCGTTCGGGTCGGGCGGTCTCGACGACGTCGTGGTCACCACCGACCGGTCCGTGCACGTCCTGCGCCGGGGCTCGGTCGCCGGGGTCTTCGTGCACCTGTGGGTGGACCGGGACGGGGCCGACACCGCGCGGGCCCGGCACGCCCTCGCCGACCCGGCGTTCCACGAGGTGGTGCGGCGGGCCGTGGCGCCCGGCGGGGTGGCGGCGTTCGGCCCGGTCCGCGGGACCGCCCCCGCCGGGTCCCTCCCCGCCGCCGCCCGCCGCCCCGGGCGGAGCGTCGTCGGGTCGCCCCCGTCGCCGTTCGCGGCCGCACCGGCCGCCGCGACCCCGGAGCCCACGCCGTCCGACGCCGCCCCCTCGGGTCCGGCGGCTCCCGTTCCCCTCCCGGGTGTCGCTCCCACCCCGGAGCCCGCCCCGCCGTCCGACCCGGCCGCCGCGGTCCCGCACCCCCGGCCGGCCGTGGCCCCGGTCCGCGCCGTCTCACCGGTCCCCGCCTCCCCGGTCCCCGTGGAGGCTCCGGTCCCGGCCGCCCACCGGGTCCCGGCCCCGCGCACCGCCCCCGGCCGGCCGGTCCCGCAGCAGCCCGCGCTGGCCGGTCTGGTCGCGGACCGCGCCCGCACCGGGGACGGGGTGCTGGCCGCGGTCGCCCTCGCCGAGCTCAGCCGACCCGACGCGCCGCCCGTCGTGCTGCCCCGCCGCCGGGCCGCCGGGGCGGTGCGGTCGGTGCCCGCCCCGCGCCCGGGCGGCACGGTGGGCCTGCCCGACCGCGCCTGGGCCCGCGACCTCGACACCCTGCGCCGCCTCGCCGACGGCCTGCGCCGCCTGAGCTGACCCGCACGGGCGGCGCGCCGGCGTCGTCCCCGTCCGGGGAGCCGCGCCGACGGCCCGCGGCACGAGACCTCTAGCATCGACGCGACGTCCGCACCACCCCCTGGAGGCCCTCCGTGTCCGCGCCCGCACCCAGTCCCGCCCCCGCTCCCGTCCGGGTGCCGGCGGGGACGACCGCGGGCGCCGCCGTCCGCGAGGCGGGCCTGCCGACGAGCGGCCCGAGCGCGGTCGTCGTCGTCCGCGACGCGCAGGGGCAGCTCCGCGACCTGGCCTGGGCACCCGACGCGGACGCCGAGGTCGAGTCGGTCGGCGCCGACACCCCGGACGGCCGCGCCGTGATCCGGCACTCCGCCGCGCACGTGCTCGCGCAGGCCGTGCAGCAGCTGCGCCCGGAGGCGAAGCTCGGGATCGGCCCGCCCGTCGTCGACGGCTTCTACTACGACTTCGACGTGGAAGTCCCGTTCACCCCCGAGGACCTGACGAAGCTCGAGTCCGCGATGAAGAAGATCATCAAGGCCGGGCAGAGGTTCGCCCGGCGCCGCTACGACTCCCTCGACGACGCCCGCAAGGAGCTCGCCGACGAGCCGTACAAGCTGGAGCTCATCGAGCTCAAGGGCGTCGACACGAGCGAGGTCATGGAGGTCGGCGGGGCGGAGCTCACGGCCTACGACAACGTGCACGCCCACACCGGCGAGGTCGTGTGGTCGGACCTGTGCCGCGGCCCGCACGTGCCCACCACGAAGTTCATCCCGGCGTTCAAGCTGATGCGCAGCGCCGCGGCCTACTGGCGCGGCAGCGAGAAGAACCCGATGCTGCAGCGCATCTACGGCACCGCGTGGGAGTCCACCGAGGCCATGGACCTCCACCTGGACCGCCTGCTGGAGGCCGAGAAGCGCGACCACCGCCGGCTGGGCTCCGAGCTCGACCTGTTCTCGTTCCCCGACGAGATCGGCTCCGGCCTCCCGGTCTTCCACCCCAAGGGCGGGATCATCCGCCGCGAGATGGAGGACTACGCGCGCCGCCGGCACGAGGAGGCGGGCTACGAGTTCGTCAACACCCCGCACATCACCAAGGGGCAGCTGTTCGAGACCTCGGGTCACCTCGCCTGGTACGCCGAGGGCATGTACCCGCCCATGCAGATCGACGCGGAGATCGGCGCGGACGGCGAGGTGCGCAAGCCCGGCCAGGACTACTACCTCAAGCCGATGAACTGCCCGATGCACAACCTGATCTACCGGGCGCGCGGGCGGTCCTACCGGGAGCTGCCGCTGCGGCTGTTCGAGTTCGGCTCGGTGTACCGCTACGAGAAGTCCGGCGTGGTGCACGGCCTGACCCGCGCGCGCGGCTTCACCCAGGACGACGCCCACATCTACTGCAGCCGCGAGCAGATGGGCGAGGAGATCCGCTCGCTGCTGCAGTTCGTGCTCGACCTGCTGCGCGACTACGGCCTCGACGACTTCTACCTTGAGCTCTCCACCCGCGACCCGGAGAAGTCGATCGGCAGCGACGAGGACTGGGAGGCGGCCACCGACGCCCTGCGCGAGGCGGCCGAGGCCAGCGGGCTCGAGCTCGTCCTCGACCCGGGCGGGGCCGCGTTCTACGCCCCGAAGATCAGCGTGCAGGCCAAGGACGCGATCGGGCGCACCTGGCAGCTCTCCACGATCCAGGTCGACCTCATGGAGCCCGGCCTGTTCGACCTGGAGTACACCTCCACCGACGGCTCCCGGCAGCAGCCCGTCATGATCCACCGCGCGCTGTTCGGCTCGATCGAGCGGTTCTTCGGCGTGCTGCTGGAGCACTACGCGGGCGCGTTCCCGGCGTGGCTGGCGCCGGTGCAGGTCGTCGCGATCCCCGTCACCGACGACCAGGTCCCCGCCGTCCGCGAGATCGCGGCGGCGCTGCGGGCGCGCGGGATCCGGGTCGACGTCGACGCGGGCGACGACCGGATGCAGAAGAAGATCCGCACCCACACCCTCGCCAAGGTGCCGTTCCTGCTCCTCGCGGGTGCCCGGGACGTCGAGGCGGGCGCGGTGAGCTTCCGGTTCCGCGACGGCACCCAGGTCAACGGCGTGCCGGTGGCCGACGCGGTGGAGCGGATCGCCGCGTGGGTGGCGAGCCGCAACAACGCCAACCCCACCGCCGACGCCCTCACCGCCTGACCGTCGACGGCCGCACGCCGGACCCCGGCCTAGGATCGGTGACCATGAGCGACGCCGCCGATCCGGAGCTGGAGCCCCGCGACGGCATCGGCACGCCCGACGGTTTCCGCAGGCTGTGGACCCCGCACCGGATGGCCTACATCAAGGACGCCGGGGCCACGGGCTGCCCGTTCTGCCGGATCCCGTCGCTGCCCGACGCCGAGGGTCTCGTCGTCGCCCGCGGTGACGCCGTCTACACCGTGCTCAACCTGCACCCCTACAACCCCGGCCACCTCATGGTGCTGCCCTACCGGCACGTCGCGGAGCTGGAGGACCTCACGCCCGACGAGGCGGGGGAGCTGATGGCGTTCACGCAGGAGGCGGTGCGCACCATGAAGCGGGTGGCGGCCCCGCACGCGTTCAACGTCGGGCTGAACCTGGGCACCGTCGCGGGCGGGTCGCTGGCCGACCACCTGCACCAGCACGTCGTGCCGCGCTGGGGCGGCGACGCCAACTTCATCGCCGTCGTCGGGCAGACCAAGGTCATCCCGCAGCTGCTGAGTGAGACCCGCGACCTGCTGGCCTCGGCGTGGGACCAGCACGGATAGGCTGGAGTCCCCACCAGCAGGAGCGCGATGCTCAACCTCTTCGCCCGTGTCCACGTCAACCGCGCCGTCGAGCCCTTCGGGCGCTGGCTGGTCGCGCGCGGGGTCACGCCGAACGCGGTCACCGTGATCGGGACGATCGGCACGGTCGCCGCGGCGGTGTGGTTCCTGCCGCGCGGCGAGCTGTTCGTGGGCACCCTCGTCATCTGGTTCTTCGTGATGTTCGACATGATCGACGGCGCGATGGCGCGCGCCCGCGGCCACAGCACCCCGTTCGGCGCGGTGCTCGACTCCACCTGCGACCGCCTCGCCGACGGCGCCCTGTTCGCCGCGCTGGCCTGGTGGGCGCTGGGTGTGGGGGAGCAGCGGCTGGTCGGGCTCGCGGCACTGGTCTGCCTGGTCGCGGGCTCGCTCGTGTCCTACGTCAAGGCGCGCGCGGAGGGGGCGGGCCTGTCGGCCGACGGGGGCCTGGTCGAGCGGGCGGAGCGGCTGATCATCGCGCTCGTCGGCAGCGGGCTGGAGGGCCTCGGCGTCCCGTACGCCCTGGCCGTGGCCCTGTGGCTGCTCGCGGCGGCGTCGGTGTGGACGTTCGGGCAGCGGCTGGTCGCGGTCCACCGCAGCGCCACCCCGGCCCAGGCGTGAGCGCGCGGGCCCACCTCGTCGACGCCGCCTACGCGGCCGGCTGGCGGGGGGTGCGGATGCTGCCCGGGCCCGTCGCGCAGCGGCTGTTCCGGCTCGGGGCCGACCGGGCCCGTTCCCCCCAGCTGCGGGCCAACCTGGCCCGGCTCGCCCCTGAGGCCGACCTCGACGCGCTGACCCGCGAGGGTCTGCGCAGCTACGCCCGCTACTGGTGCGAGGTGTTCCGGCTCCCGTCGGCGGACCTCGCCGACGTGCACCGCCGGATGGACCGCCACGTCCGCGGCGCCCAGCCGTTCCTCGACGCCCAGGAGCAGGGCCGCGGCGTCGTCTTCGCGCTCACCCACAGCGGCAACTGGGACGTCGCCGGGGTCTGGCTCGTCGAGACGCTGCGCGCGCTCGGCCGCGACCCCTCGTTCACGACGGTCGCGGCGAAGCTGGAGCCGGAGTCGCTGTACCGGCGGTTCGTGGCGTACCGGGAGTCGCTGGGGTTCGAGGTGGTGGCCGCGGAGGACGGGTCGCGGGCCCACCGCGCGCTGATGCGGCGGCTGCGCGGCGGCGGGGTCGTCTGCCTGGTCTCCGACCTCGACCTGAGCCGCTCCGGCGTCGACGTCGACCTCTGCGGCGAGCCCGCCCGCCTCCCCGGCGGGGCCGCGCGCCTCGCCGCCGCGACCGGTGCGCTGCTGCTGCCCGCGGTCCCGTCGTTCACCCCCGCCGGGTGGGCGCTCGACATCGCCGCCCCGGTCCCGGTGCCCGACCGGGCCGCCGTCGCGAAGGCGACCCAGGGCGTCGCCGACGCGTTCGGGTCGATGCTGGCGCGGGTGCCGCAGGACTGGCACATGCTGCAACCGATCTGGACCGCCGATCGTGGATGACGCGGATCGGTCATGAGGGTCGGCATGGTCTGCCCGTACTCGCTCGACGTGCCCGGCGGCGTCCAGGCCCACGTCCTCGACCTCGCGCACGCCCTGGTCGCGGCCGGGCACGACGTCGACGTGCTCGCCCCCGCCGGCCCGGACACCCCGGTGCCGCCGTTCGTGACCCGGGCCGGGCGCGCGCTGTCGGTGCCCTACAACGGGTCCGTGGCGCGGGTGCGGTTCGGGCCGGTGTCGTTCACGCGGGTGCGGCGCTGGCTCGACGCGCACGAGTTCGACGTCCTGCACCTGCACGAGCCCACGACCGTCAGCCTCTCGGTGCTGACGCTCCTGGCCGCCGAGCCCTGCCCCTACGGGGGGCCGATCGTCGCCACGTTCCACACCGCGACCGACCGCTCCCGCGCCCTGAGCGCGCTCGGCGGCGTGCTGCGCCCGCTGATGGAGAAGGTGACGGCGCGGATCGCGGTCTCGCCGACGGCCCGCGCGGTGCAGGTGCGCCACCTCGGCGGCGACGCGGTGGAGATCCCGAACGGCGTCGACGTCGCCCGGTTCGCGCGGGGGCCCGTCCTGCCGACGGCGGGGGAGACCGTCGGGTTCGTCGGGCGGTTCGACGAGCCGCGCAAGGGGATGGCGCTGCTGCTCGACGCGCTGCGGGTGCTCGCCCCGGCCCGGCCCGACCTGCGGGTGCTGGTCGTCGGGCGCGGTGACGCCGACGCGCTGCGCCGCGCGGCCGGGCCGTGGGCCGACCGGCTCGAGGTCCTCGGCCCCGTCGACGACGCCACCAAGGCCGCGGCCCTGCGCTCGGTGCGCGTGCTGTGCGCGCCCCACCTGCACGGCGAGAGCTTCGGCATGGTGCTCACCGAGGCGATGGCCGCCGGGGCGCCGGTGCTCGCGGCCGACCTCGACGCGTTCCGGGCCGTCCTGGGCCCGGCGGGCGCGCTGTTCCCGGCCGGGGACGCCGCGGCGCTGGCCCGGTCGCTGGCCGCGCTGCTCGACGACGGGCCCCGCCGGGCCGCCCTGTCCGCGGCGGGCCGCGAGCGGGTGGCCGCCTACGACTGGCCGGTCGTCGCGGCCGACGTCGTGCGCGTCTACCGGGCTGCGCTGGCCGGGGCGCCGCGCCGGAGGGCGGGATGACCTCCGGCGGGTCGGGGTCCGGCGGTGCGCGGGTCGGGGTCCCGTGGCGGCGCTGACGGTGCTGCTCGCCGTCGCGGTGCTCGCCGCGGCGGTGATGGTGGCCGGTCGCGTGCGCCGGCTGCACCGCCTGCACATCCGCGTCGACGCCGCCCGTGCCGGGCTCGACGCGGCGCTGCGGCGGCGGGCGGAGGTGGGGGCCGAGATCGGGTCGCGGGACGCGGGGCTGGGGGCCGTCGCCGCGGCCGCCCTCGCCGCGCGGGGGGTGGACGGGGCGCGGGAGTCCGTCGAGAACGAGCTGGGCCGCCGGCTCGCCGCCGTCGACCGGACAGGGGTGGCGGCGTCGCTGGTGTCGCAGCTCACCGAGGCCGAGCGGTTCGTGGTGCTCGGGCGCAGCGTCTACCACGACGCCGTCCGCGACACCCTCGACCTGCGCTCACGCCGCCTCGTCCGCTGGCTGCGCCTGGCCGGCACGGCCCCGCTGCCGGCGTACTTCGAGATCGCCGTGATCCCCGCCGCGGCCGCACGCGCCGCTCCGGGCCCTGACGTACGATCGATCGACCGCCCTTCCGAGCACCCCGCTTCTTGCGATCTGAGAGGTACCACCGTGTCGTCGCCCGAGCAGTCCGCAGCCACCGCCTCCCCCCAGCTGGGCACCGCGCGCGTCAAGCGCGGGATGGCCGAGATGCTGAAGGGCGGCGTGATCATGGACGTGGTCGACGCCTCGCAGGCGAAGATCGCCGAGGACGCGGGCGCCGTCGCCGTCATGGCGCTGGAGCGGGTCCCCGCCGACATCCGCGCCCAGGGCGGCGTCGCGCGCATGAGCGACCCCGACATGATCCAGGGCATCGTCGACGCCGTCTCGATCCCCGTCATGGCCAAGGCCCGCATCGGGCACTTCGTCGAGGCGCAGGTGCTGCAGAGCCTCGGCGTCGACTACATCGA
This sequence is a window from Pseudonocardia petroleophila. Protein-coding genes within it:
- a CDS encoding phosphatidylinositol mannoside acyltransferase encodes the protein MSARAHLVDAAYAAGWRGVRMLPGPVAQRLFRLGADRARSPQLRANLARLAPEADLDALTREGLRSYARYWCEVFRLPSADLADVHRRMDRHVRGAQPFLDAQEQGRGVVFALTHSGNWDVAGVWLVETLRALGRDPSFTTVAAKLEPESLYRRFVAYRESLGFEVVAAEDGSRAHRALMRRLRGGGVVCLVSDLDLSRSGVDVDLCGEPARLPGGAARLAAATGALLLPAVPSFTPAGWALDIAAPVPVPDRAAVAKATQGVADAFGSMLARVPQDWHMLQPIWTADRG
- a CDS encoding glycosyltransferase family 4 protein, whose product is MRVGMVCPYSLDVPGGVQAHVLDLAHALVAAGHDVDVLAPAGPDTPVPPFVTRAGRALSVPYNGSVARVRFGPVSFTRVRRWLDAHEFDVLHLHEPTTVSLSVLTLLAAEPCPYGGPIVATFHTATDRSRALSALGGVLRPLMEKVTARIAVSPTARAVQVRHLGGDAVEIPNGVDVARFARGPVLPTAGETVGFVGRFDEPRKGMALLLDALRVLAPARPDLRVLVVGRGDADALRRAAGPWADRLEVLGPVDDATKAAALRSVRVLCAPHLHGESFGMVLTEAMAAGAPVLAADLDAFRAVLGPAGALFPAGDAAALARSLAALLDDGPRRAALSAAGRERVAAYDWPVVAADVVRVYRAALAGAPRRRAG